The following coding sequences lie in one Lysobacter capsici genomic window:
- the speG gene encoding spermidine N1-acetyltransferase, which translates to MNTTSDSPPSSPPSSAPAPSVTLRPLERGDLHFVHVLNNNRSVMGYWFEEPYESFVELEELYRKHIHDQSERRFIVQDSGQERVGLVELVEIDHLHRRAEFLIMISPEQQRRGYARAATRLAINYAFRVLNLYKLYLLVDVDNSRAIQIYEDAGFQREGVLIDEFFSDGRYHDVVRMCLFQPQALGQSSAGRSVGV; encoded by the coding sequence ATGAACACGACCTCCGATTCGCCGCCGTCATCGCCGCCGTCGTCGGCCCCCGCGCCGAGCGTGACCTTGCGTCCGCTGGAGCGCGGCGACCTGCATTTCGTGCATGTGCTCAACAACAATCGCAGCGTGATGGGCTATTGGTTCGAGGAGCCCTACGAGTCGTTCGTCGAACTCGAAGAGCTGTACCGCAAGCACATCCACGACCAGTCCGAGCGCCGCTTCATCGTCCAGGACAGCGGCCAGGAGCGCGTGGGCCTGGTCGAGCTGGTCGAGATCGACCATCTGCACCGGCGCGCGGAATTCCTGATCATGATTTCGCCCGAGCAGCAGCGGCGCGGCTATGCGCGCGCGGCGACGCGGCTGGCGATCAACTACGCGTTCCGGGTGTTGAATCTGTACAAGCTGTACTTGCTGGTCGATGTCGACAACAGCCGGGCGATCCAGATCTACGAGGACGCCGGGTTTCAGCGCGAGGGCGTGTTGATCGACGAGTTCTTCAGCGACGGGCGCTATCACGACGTGGTGCGGATGTGTCTGTTTCAGCCGCAGGCGTTGGGGCAGAGCAGTGCGGGGCGTAGTGTGGGGGTTTGA
- a CDS encoding DUF4349 domain-containing protein — MDTNTIANRLGALLLAAAMLAGCAKHAYAPAEESVRVPEANMTKPGSGSDAGGAAKADLGVLLAYEHQIRIRMPGERIAARASEVQAACNAGKFGACAVLGMSQSGGDDPSATLQVRIVPDGVDKLIGLAGKGEEIAERSIQAEDLATAVRDNSLRQDRLRKEHARLLEFQDRKDLKIADVMTLSSRIAEIESQLQAAEQEAAQQQRRISTQLVTLTFQTTRAQENTGEVGEAFKDVGGIVTGTIAFLIRAFAALLPVALVLTVLVLLIRRIRRARRKG; from the coding sequence ATGGATACGAACACGATCGCGAACCGGCTGGGCGCGTTGCTATTGGCCGCCGCGATGCTGGCCGGCTGCGCCAAGCACGCCTACGCGCCCGCCGAGGAATCGGTGCGCGTACCCGAAGCGAATATGACCAAACCCGGTTCCGGTTCCGACGCCGGCGGCGCCGCGAAGGCCGACCTGGGCGTGTTGCTGGCCTACGAACATCAGATCCGTATCCGCATGCCCGGCGAGCGCATCGCGGCCCGGGCCAGCGAGGTACAGGCCGCCTGCAACGCCGGCAAGTTCGGCGCCTGCGCAGTCCTGGGCATGAGCCAGAGCGGCGGCGACGATCCTTCCGCGACCTTGCAGGTGCGGATCGTGCCCGATGGCGTGGACAAGCTGATCGGGCTGGCCGGCAAGGGCGAGGAGATCGCCGAACGCAGCATCCAGGCCGAGGATCTGGCCACCGCCGTGCGCGACAACAGCCTGCGCCAGGACCGGCTGCGCAAGGAGCACGCGCGTCTGCTCGAGTTCCAGGACCGCAAGGATCTGAAGATCGCCGACGTGATGACCCTGTCGAGCCGCATCGCCGAGATCGAATCGCAGTTGCAGGCCGCCGAGCAGGAGGCCGCGCAGCAGCAGCGGCGCATTTCCACCCAACTGGTCACGCTGACCTTCCAGACCACGCGCGCCCAGGAAAACACCGGCGAGGTCGGCGAGGCGTTCAAGGACGTCGGCGGCATCGTCACCGGCACGATCGCGTTCCTGATCCGCGCGTTCGCCGCGTTGTTGCCGGTGGCGCTGGTGCTGACCGTGCTGGTGCTGCTGATCCGCCGCATTCGCCGCGCGCGCCGCAAGGGCTAA
- a CDS encoding peptidylprolyl isomerase, which translates to MPGRIRIVTVHLLSGNRMKRSLSQALPLALALTLTAATASAQTAAPAKPRGMQDILDASRPADWRALDPNNTLYLELERGRVVIELAPQFAPAHVANIRALASNGYWNGLSINRSQDNYVVQWGDANAEDASKRKPFGAGFKPKLPAEVSRKSAGLSMTVLPDPDGWAPQAGFAAGFPAARDSATGSSWLAHCYGTVGAGRDMAIDSSNGAELYVVIGQSPRHLDLNITTVGRVVKGMELLSSLPRGTGPLGFYETAAERAPIKAIRLAAKVPKAERSDLEVLRTDTPLFTELVESRRNRQDDFYKRPAGYINICNVPLPVRDRAAKKK; encoded by the coding sequence ATGCCCGGCCGCATCCGCATCGTCACCGTCCATCTTCTTTCAGGAAACCGCATGAAGCGTTCGCTTTCCCAAGCCCTGCCGCTGGCCCTCGCCCTGACCCTCACCGCGGCCACCGCGAGCGCGCAGACCGCCGCGCCAGCCAAGCCGCGCGGCATGCAGGACATCCTCGACGCCAGCCGGCCCGCCGACTGGCGCGCGCTGGACCCGAACAACACCTTGTATCTGGAGCTCGAGCGCGGCCGGGTGGTGATCGAACTGGCGCCGCAGTTCGCGCCCGCGCACGTCGCCAACATCCGCGCGCTGGCGAGCAACGGCTATTGGAACGGGCTCAGCATCAACCGCTCGCAGGACAATTACGTCGTGCAGTGGGGCGACGCCAACGCCGAGGACGCGAGCAAGCGCAAGCCGTTCGGCGCGGGCTTCAAGCCGAAGCTGCCGGCCGAGGTTTCGCGCAAGAGCGCGGGCCTGAGCATGACCGTGCTGCCCGATCCCGACGGCTGGGCGCCGCAGGCCGGCTTCGCCGCGGGCTTCCCGGCCGCGCGCGATTCGGCGACCGGTTCGAGCTGGCTCGCGCACTGCTACGGCACCGTCGGCGCCGGCCGCGACATGGCGATCGATTCGAGCAACGGCGCCGAGTTGTACGTGGTGATCGGCCAGTCGCCGCGTCACCTCGACCTCAACATCACCACGGTCGGCCGGGTGGTCAAGGGCATGGAGCTGCTGTCCTCGCTGCCGCGCGGCACCGGCCCGCTGGGCTTCTACGAAACCGCGGCCGAGCGCGCGCCGATCAAGGCGATCCGGCTGGCGGCGAAGGTGCCCAAGGCCGAACGCAGCGACCTGGAAGTGCTGCGCACCGACACGCCGCTGTTCACTGAGTTGGTCGAATCGCGGCGCAACCGCCAGGACGATTTCTACAAGCGTCCGGCGGGGTACATCAATATCTGCAATGTGCCGCTGCCGGTGCGCGATCGGGCGGCGAAGAAGAAGTAA
- a CDS encoding TonB-dependent receptor plug domain-containing protein — translation MSFVHATRSKPARTVHYRRLALALSIALAAPLAQADDAAATAAPGVTLDAVQVTGSNLKRSDEAGVNPVLVIDRVQIEKSGKVTVSDLLRSLTVNSGNSFNEQYTGSFANGSAGVSLRGLSQKNTLVLVNGYRVASYGFAQNTQDNFVDLNALPLGAIERVEILKDGASALYGSDAIAGVVNLILRRKIEGVEVDASYGAATQGGIDQRSLGLRAGHGDPDKDGYSLRFSLDVFQRGQLNGDERALTRDGDYRDQPGGRLAGWSTQGGAFLANPRAPVAFACQPGTQSRPYSDFGSPLPGNACAFNTQPYRTLIPDVERYQALVAGDVWFNDKVQGFAEILYSTSHNGTYFSAPMTVGAGLRAYDRGTGRLVDIPAVLPVGHPNNPNATPTPFEYSFLDLGARYKINKSQFSRILFGLRGKGEVWDWDVAASHSESQQHEYVRNFLNRYTFEQVLADGSYDFLNPSRTPAALDALRLSTRRPGTYRLSTLSGKVSGFPWQWRAGDVGVAAGVEFRNESQDARTSPQVLSGTELRPAINLIDGERRVAAAFFEFSLKPWEQVEVQLAGRGDHYSDFGSAFSPKLGLRWQVSDDWLLRLNASRGFRAPSLPEIAQSTTISYGSVIDPFDPVQPGASRGVTVLRAGNPDLKAERSSNINLGVLWAPDADTSLGVDLYRIRQDDLIAPDSVQFVVSNPQSNPGRVTRDAQGRLQLVENRYANQGTLTTTGFDIEGRKVWHAGDDRWTLDGTWTRLLSYEQPQVAGQGALEGAGGNRFGALPKWRGITSLAYTRGDWNAQLSWRYIGGYKQQVVDARSNPGLSDKVDDHHQFDLYLGYEGLRDTTLYLSVQNLADKDPPFDPAGGALPYDISQYDALGRFVTVGVKHTF, via the coding sequence ATGTCGTTCGTACACGCAACACGCTCCAAGCCCGCTCGCACCGTGCATTACCGACGTCTCGCCCTGGCCTTGTCGATCGCGCTCGCCGCGCCGCTGGCGCAGGCCGACGACGCCGCAGCGACCGCCGCGCCCGGCGTCACCCTCGATGCGGTCCAGGTCACCGGCAGCAACCTCAAGCGCAGCGACGAAGCCGGGGTCAATCCGGTGCTGGTGATCGATCGCGTGCAGATCGAAAAGAGCGGCAAAGTCACCGTGTCCGACCTGCTGCGCAGCCTCACCGTCAACAGCGGCAACAGCTTCAACGAGCAATACACCGGCAGCTTCGCCAACGGCTCGGCCGGCGTATCGCTGCGCGGCCTGAGCCAGAAGAACACGCTGGTACTGGTCAACGGCTATCGCGTGGCCTCGTACGGATTCGCCCAGAACACCCAGGACAATTTCGTCGATCTCAATGCGCTGCCGCTGGGCGCGATCGAACGGGTGGAAATCCTCAAGGACGGCGCGTCGGCGTTGTACGGCTCCGACGCGATCGCCGGCGTGGTCAACCTGATCCTGCGGCGCAAGATCGAAGGCGTCGAAGTCGATGCGTCCTACGGCGCGGCCACCCAGGGCGGCATCGACCAGCGCAGCCTCGGCCTGCGCGCCGGTCACGGCGATCCGGACAAGGACGGTTACAGCCTGCGTTTCAGCCTGGACGTGTTCCAGCGCGGGCAACTCAACGGCGACGAACGCGCGCTGACTCGCGACGGCGATTACCGCGATCAACCCGGCGGGCGTCTGGCCGGCTGGTCGACTCAAGGCGGCGCGTTCCTCGCCAATCCGCGCGCGCCGGTCGCGTTCGCGTGCCAGCCCGGAACCCAGTCGCGTCCGTACAGCGACTTCGGCAGCCCGCTGCCGGGCAACGCCTGCGCGTTCAACACCCAGCCTTACCGCACCTTGATTCCCGACGTGGAACGCTATCAGGCGCTGGTCGCCGGCGACGTGTGGTTCAACGACAAGGTCCAGGGTTTCGCCGAGATCCTCTACAGCACCAGTCACAACGGTACGTATTTCAGCGCGCCGATGACGGTCGGCGCCGGCCTGCGCGCCTACGATCGCGGCACCGGCCGCCTGGTCGATATTCCGGCGGTGCTGCCGGTCGGGCATCCGAACAATCCCAACGCGACGCCGACGCCGTTCGAGTATTCCTTCCTCGACCTGGGCGCGCGCTACAAGATCAACAAGTCCCAGTTCTCGCGCATCCTGTTCGGCCTGCGCGGCAAGGGCGAGGTGTGGGACTGGGACGTCGCCGCCAGCCATTCGGAAAGCCAGCAGCACGAGTACGTGCGCAACTTCCTCAACCGTTATACGTTCGAGCAGGTGCTGGCCGACGGCAGCTACGATTTCCTCAATCCTTCGCGCACACCGGCCGCGCTCGACGCCTTGCGTTTGTCGACGCGTCGTCCCGGAACGTATCGCCTGAGCACGCTCAGCGGCAAGGTGTCCGGCTTCCCGTGGCAGTGGCGCGCGGGCGATGTCGGCGTCGCCGCCGGGGTGGAATTCCGCAACGAGTCCCAGGACGCGCGCACCAGCCCGCAGGTGTTGTCGGGCACCGAACTGCGCCCGGCGATCAACCTGATCGACGGCGAACGCCGCGTCGCCGCCGCGTTCTTCGAGTTCAGCCTCAAGCCGTGGGAACAGGTGGAAGTGCAACTGGCCGGCCGCGGCGATCATTACAGCGACTTCGGCAGCGCGTTCTCGCCCAAGCTCGGCTTGCGCTGGCAGGTCAGCGACGACTGGCTGCTGCGCTTGAACGCCTCGCGCGGTTTCCGCGCGCCGTCGCTGCCGGAAATCGCCCAGAGCACCACCATCAGCTACGGCAGCGTGATCGATCCGTTCGATCCGGTGCAGCCGGGCGCGTCGCGCGGCGTGACCGTGCTGCGCGCCGGCAATCCCGATCTGAAGGCCGAGCGTTCCAGCAACATCAACCTGGGCGTGTTGTGGGCGCCCGATGCCGACACCAGCCTCGGCGTCGATTTGTACCGCATCCGCCAGGACGATCTGATCGCGCCCGACAGCGTGCAGTTCGTGGTGTCGAACCCGCAGAGCAATCCCGGCCGCGTCACCCGCGATGCGCAGGGCCGTCTGCAACTGGTCGAGAACCGCTATGCCAATCAGGGCACGCTGACCACCACCGGTTTCGATATCGAAGGCCGCAAGGTCTGGCATGCCGGCGACGACCGCTGGACCCTCGACGGCACCTGGACCCGATTGCTGAGCTACGAGCAGCCGCAGGTGGCCGGGCAGGGCGCGCTCGAAGGCGCTGGCGGCAACCGCTTCGGCGCGCTGCCGAAGTGGCGCGGCATCACCTCGCTGGCGTATACGCGCGGCGACTGGAACGCGCAGTTGTCGTGGCGCTACATCGGCGGCTACAAGCAGCAGGTGGTCGATGCGCGCAGCAATCCGGGCCTGAGCGACAAGGTCGACGATCACCATCAGTTCGACCTGTACCTGGGCTACGAGGGCCTGCGCGATACGACCTTGTACCTGTCGGTGCAGAACCTGGCCGACAAGGACCCGCCGTTCGATCCGGCCGGCGGCGCGCTGCCCTACGACATCAGCCAGTACGACGCGCTGGGGCGCTTCGTCACCGTGGGCGTCAAGCACACGTTCTGA
- a CDS encoding DUF1579 family protein produces the protein MQPQRPAPDQLARLHRFAGRWSGTEHVSPSPWGPGGTSTGHSAFHVALGGTALMQEYRQEKDGVVVFDGHGVFLIEPDSGDVLWWWFDTMGFPPEPARGRWQGDTLHFEKTTPRGEARYRYEFAEDRYRFVIENRFPGQSEFAEFIRADYLRQD, from the coding sequence ATGCAGCCGCAACGCCCCGCCCCCGACCAACTCGCCCGACTGCACCGGTTCGCCGGTCGCTGGTCCGGGACAGAACACGTCTCGCCTTCGCCCTGGGGTCCGGGCGGGACGTCGACCGGCCACAGCGCCTTTCATGTCGCCCTGGGCGGCACGGCGCTGATGCAGGAGTACCGGCAGGAAAAGGACGGCGTCGTGGTGTTCGACGGCCACGGCGTGTTCCTGATCGAACCCGACAGCGGCGACGTGCTGTGGTGGTGGTTCGACACGATGGGGTTCCCGCCCGAGCCCGCGCGCGGCCGCTGGCAGGGCGACACCCTGCATTTCGAAAAGACCACCCCGCGCGGCGAAGCGCGCTATCGCTACGAATTCGCCGAGGATCGCTACCGCTTCGTGATCGAGAACCGCTTTCCCGGCCAGAGCGAATTCGCCGAATTCATCCGTGCCGACTATCTTCGCCAAGACTGA
- a CDS encoding PadR family transcriptional regulator: protein MTELDSQLRKFQKELSAGTVSLALLAVLGSAREPMYGYQIAKRLEREGEGVLSGKQSALYPVLRNLGAAGLLDSHVEPSVTGPPRRYYTITDTGQAVLREWTAAWRATRDSVDSVLQGLNA, encoded by the coding sequence GTGACCGAGCTCGACAGCCAATTGCGAAAGTTCCAGAAGGAGCTCAGCGCCGGCACCGTCTCACTGGCCTTGCTGGCGGTGCTGGGGTCGGCGCGCGAGCCGATGTACGGCTACCAGATCGCCAAGCGCCTCGAGCGCGAAGGCGAGGGCGTGCTCAGCGGCAAGCAGAGCGCGCTGTATCCGGTGCTGCGCAACCTCGGCGCGGCGGGGCTGCTCGACAGCCACGTCGAACCGTCCGTGACCGGTCCGCCGCGCCGTTACTACACCATCACCGATACCGGACAGGCCGTGCTGCGCGAATGGACAGCCGCCTGGCGCGCGACCCGCGACTCCGTAGATTCCGTACTCCAGGGGCTGAACGCATGA